The window ttggtaGGCGAGAAAGGAGACGTAGTGAAAATTAGAGGACCTAAAGAAGATGTAGATAAGTGCCATAAGTATTTAATGAAGTTGGTGAAGGAATTGAATGAGAATAATTACATGCTAGAAGTGCCCATCTTTAAGCAATTCCACAAATTCATTATTGGAAAGGGTGGAGTGAATATTCGCAAGGTTAGTATTCGGCATTGGGAAAGTATTAGTCGAATCTTAATTGTTCCTTTTATGTTTGCCATTTAGATCAGGGAAGAGACTCAAACGAAGATTGATTTACCTGCCGAAGGCGAGAAAAGCGATGTCATAACTATCACCGGAAAGAAAGAGAATGTGGAGAAAGCTAAGGAAATGATCCAGAAGATACAAAATGAGCTGGTATCTTAATTGTTTTCGTATCTATAGAAATAAGATTGCTAATCAGTTTTTACATGACATATTTCCTGTTCGTATTAGGCCAACATTGTTACGGATGAAATAGTAATTCCACCGAAGTTCTACAACTCTCTTATTGGCACCGGTGGGAAATTGATTCATTCTATTATGGAAGATTGCGGCGGCGTTGCGATTAAGTTTCCCACCGCGGAAAGCCGAAGCGACAAGGTAAATGGTTCTTCATCTATTAACAGAACgagaaaatattcttaatgTCCAAACGACGAGATTAATCTTCTTGTGATTATGTTATATTCAGGTGGTTATTAGGGGGCCAAAAGAGGATGTTGAGAAGGCAAAGCAGCAACTGCTTGAGCTGACGAACGAAAAGCAATTGTCTAGTTATTCGACTGAAGTCCGTGCCAAAGTGCAACATCACAAATTCCTCATTGGAAAAAATGGTGCCAATATTAAGAAGGTCCGTGTGCAAGCCACTTATTCGTTCGTTACTCTATATAATCACAAGTTAACCCTCTTCGTATCTTATGCTTCTTAGATAAGAGAATCAACTGGAGCGCGTATCATATTCCCAACGGACGACGACCAAAATAAAGAAGTGATTACTATCATGGGAAAGAAAGAGGCTATAGAGAAAGCTAAGGCTGAGCTAGAAGCTACAATCAAAGAAATTGTAAGAGTATTCGTTCTATTTAATTGATTAAGCTTCACTAGTTAATAGTCAAGCGAATCGAGTAACTTTTTAAAACACACTTGCTTCGCAGGATAATATTACCGAGGGCGAAATCCGTATCGATCCGAAGCATCACAGACACTTTGTAGCACGCAGGGGTGGGGTGTTGCATCGTATCGCGGACGATTGCGGAGGAGTGCAGATCTCATTTCCAAGAGCTGGTGTCGATAGCGACCGCGTCATCTTAAAAGGTTCGCACGAGTGCATAGAGGCGGCGAAGCAAAGAATGCGAGAAATTGTACAAGAATTGGTGAGTTGATAAATAAATGTTCGCGATCGATATCAGGCTCTAAACATCCACTTCGTCTTTCAGGAATCAATGGTAACAGAAGAATGCATAATACCTCAGAAACATCATCGCACAGTTATGGGAGCAAAGGGCCGCAAGGTGCAGATGATCACGTCCGAGTATGACGTGCAAATTAAATTCCCCGATCGTGAAACGTATGGTCAGTACATCTAGCTCCATTCTATCGGCACAATATTTTGAGAAAGATCAGATTCATTCACTGACGTGTCCGCGTTTTAGATGAACACCGCGTGTCAGAACAAATGAACGGCGAGAACGGAGAAGTTGCGGAAACTGTCCCGGCCTGTGATATTATACGAATCACGGGGCAACCAGAAAATGTTGCAGCTGCGAAGCAAGCGCTGCTCGATCTTGTACCGATTACAATAGAAGTGAGCTTTCCGACTAATAATATTGAGCAACAGGGAATATTGAATAATTCGATGCTTAAATATCGCATAAAAAATCCCGATTTCAGGTAGAAGTGCCGTTCGATCTTCATCGTTCCATAATAGGGCAAAAGGGTCGTGACGTGCGCGAACTGATGAACACGTATGACGTTCATATCACGTTATCTCCCGCAGAAGAGAAACTTGATTACATCACGGTATATACACTATAGTTACACTAAAAGCTAATTACCCCATACCAGATGGTAACATTGTAATTCTACTCGCTAGATTTGCGGAACACCTTCGTGCGTCGAGAACGCGAAAGTAGCTATTCTCAATAAATGCACGGCCTTGGAAGCCGATCGGCAAGACAGAGCTCTAAAATCGTTCGAATTGAAGGTAACATGATTTATCTTTATTAATCACGTCGcttaagaatataaaaaaattaaccgctctattcattttattttagatcGAAGTTGATCCAGAGTATCATCCAAAAATAATTGGACGAAAGGGAGCCGtgattaataaaatacgtaacgATCATGACGTCCAAATCAATTTTCCGCGTAAAGGCGATCCCGAGGAGCACACCATTACAATCATCGGTTATAAAGACAATGCTTACAGCGCGCGTGGCGATATCATGAAAATTGTTAACGAATTGGTAAGTGTATTTGTCAAATCTCCAATCCTACACAACGATTACTATTGATCAACGATTCCTTTCATATAATCTAGAACGGCTTAACAAAAGAAGAGGTTAATATAGACGCCCCCGTGCACTCGCGTTTGATTGGTTCGAAGGGTAGAAATATTCGCAAAATAATGGATGAATTTAAAGTGGACATTAAATTCCCGAGAAAAACCGATCCCGACCCCAATATCGTAACGATCGTGGGGACAGAGGAGAATGTAGCCGACGCGAAGGATCGTTTGCTGAATCTGGCGAAAGAATATGTAAGTAACGATATAATAACGATAGTCGTCACTATCAAGAAATTCCGAAAGTTGGCCCATCGaccatcgataattatcgatagcgATGGTGCGTAATACATTTTGTATATTACACCCTATCATTCTGTGTTCGAAATGAAATACATTTGTAATTGTAAGGAATACACACATGCATACATACTAATCGACTTAAAACATTTGTTTCTCGGTTTCTTTATCAGTTACTTTCCACAAATTAAAAACATCAGAATCCTTCGACATATTTGCCCTTTCCAAATAAACATCCCACGATTTTCGATACCGAAAACTGACCGTGGAAATAAACTATCGATAATTTTCGACAGTGGTGATCATCGATAATTATCGTTAGTATCATCGACAATTCACCATCACTAGAGCGTAAATGTGCACGGTCTATACAACAGCGAATTGGGTACCTCGCACTGGCTCTGCACAGGTGCCTGAAGATGACtttgattggttgattcttcgtttctatcagaaacaaccaatccaaatcATTTTCTGACACTAgtgtagagtcagtgcgaggtaccgaattcacTATAATACTTTAATTACACGGTGCTCGTTGAATTGCAGTTCCAAGACATTTGCGAGAACGTGTACCGGGAAAATTTACGTACGGTTCCACGGGAGGAGAGGAGCTTGGGAAATTCTGGTTTCGTGGTGAAAGGTGGCCCTTGGGAACAGCAACCGCAGAGCGCCCCGAACACCGCCAGCGTCGAGGAGTTCCCACAATTCGCTGGTTACTCGCATGTCCCCGTGGCCAATCCCGACGGCCCATGGGGCGTTAAGCGTTAAaaggagaagagaaaagaagttttaatcaagttaaacaaaaaaaaaatcaatgaaaCGTATAAGGTAACAAGGTACGATAACTTTCCTCTGACAAACAATTACAAAAGggtacacacatacacacaagaGATTAGTGCTAGGTGGTTCCCTGTTCCATTACTGATGTTGCTGCATACGACCTGGCCACTCAATTGGACTCTGACACTGGTTTACTACATAACGTTTGATGATGGTGTTTATATTTGCAATTCGTATACCGATATCCTATCGATCTGTAACTGTAACGCATGATATTTTAATTAAGTTTCTCGCCATGTTAGGAACGTATACAACACACGTACACATACACACACTCACGCACACAGGAAACACGTGAAGTCAGACGCAGGATGCGTACGAGTGCATCTAATTTCGTGTAATCTTTTATTTCCGCTGAGATATGCCTTTCAGGTACAGATATTTTGTACTTAAAGACTGTGGCTTCGTAGGGATGAATTCTTTTCGTcgtgtattatatatattttctcagaTCGTCTCTATATCCGTGTAGATTGCCCGGTCGAATGCCCCTCGCGCCGTTTAACCGGGCGTATGTTTCTTGTTAActtatttatactttttttgtacataaattgcattttttttttgttgcgttGCACTTAAGTGGAATCGATTTCGAACCTTAATCACGGTATTAGAGTCTTGTATGAAACTTTTCGCGAAACGTAAATGCTTTAAGGTCTTTCTAAGGAAAACGTTCCTAGATACGATTTTCTTGCGTTTCTTTTTAAGTAGCTAGTTTAAATAAGGGGGAGGTCGCTTTATACCGTCGGACTCGCGGCGGGTCACAAAGCGGCCCCCGAGAAATCTGCCAGCAAATCAAGTGGTCGTTGTACATTGCCCAAATGCTGGGCTTTAACATGCAGAGAGAGAGGTGTTTAGGTAACGACGGATATACGCGTCGGGGGAACATAATCTTTAGAAAAGGCCTTGATATTTTTGTACTGCTCTAATGCAGTTGAACATCAAAGACGAGACACAGGATCATTGGCGTCGTTGCTGAAAGAGAAGGAATCAtgaaatattttgtaatttaaacgtGATACGTAATATTCTTTGAACAGCCGTTTCTTATTTATTCTACTTCTATTTTACTGTTTGCTGTACGATGTGCAAGTCTTTGCATTCTACTATTTATGAGGCCAACTAGCtaagaaaaaaagatattcggtTCAAGTGCCTTGTCTATTTTCTTCGAGACAGCTCATTTCAATTGTTGGAGGAATGTGAATATTAgattatatataaatacaattatatatatatctatatatatatatatgtatatctgtatatgtatatatataaatatatgtatgtatacacgtatatataaaaaatattgataataattatattactatacatatatataatgaTCAATATGATAGATATTGTACTCCACGTACAATAATATACTACTatcacagaaaaataaaatgatagatCATGTATACAGAAATtcacttatattttttagatttacagtaatttttatataaaactacTTGGGTACGAGGACCTATGTGTCATCTCCAATGCATggtttatacaaagaaaaagacaaaaaaaaataataagaaaaacgcCAGAATTAGCAATTTTAATAAGTTTAGTTTTGGCTAAGAATTTGATAGACGCTGTGCATGAATGTACCTTTTTCTAATGAATTATAGATACGAATTAttgtaattacaaaataatattctcTGTACACATAATGGCATAATACATGAATTctattgtaacaatatatacatACTTAATCTATTGTTAAAACAGTGTTATTTTTATTCCCCATACTATCCGTTTTATGCGCGCTCATGATACATCCGGAACAGCTCGCAACTGTTTTACAAATCCTTCATTTGGTCTGATGCAGTTTCTCACTTTCTTTACTTTATCGTGAGCCTCACTGTAAGATAACTTTTCCGCAGTCATCAGATAAGAAATTACGATCGCTGGCGAACGAGACACGCCAGCGTTGCAATGCACAAGGATATTTTCCCCACGATTTTCGTTTATAATCTTACCACACTTCTCTATCGCCAGTGATATATCAGACTCTGGTAGATCTAACAAATCACAATAATAGTACTTGATCCCGTCAAACTTGACTGTCGCTTCAACGCCGATACTTAAGATACGCAAGATCTCGTGTTCCTGTAGAATTTCTATATTCGCAACTGGGTCCTGCGAACTTAGAAACAAGCCTGGCGTCACGCACGCAATCTGCAAGTCAGGTGTATCGTCAACCACGAAGGGCGTCGCAGCTGGTAATTCTCTTTTCTCCCCATTAACTTCCTCGTATCTATGACCAAGCGCAGTTGTCACAACGGTCTTACAAGATTTCAAACGTGACTTCTTATTCTCTATGAGACTCTTTAGATCCATTCTTAATAGATGAATAGTGATATTTAGAGAGAGTGGAAGAAAATTAAGTTGATTCAGAAATTAGTTTGATTATAATTTGGCTATACCTTTAAATGTTTATTGTGCTTCGTTCGCATATATTGGTACAATCGTATTAGGGTAATTAGGGTCTGGAGATTCTTTAAATTCTATGATGCATTCATCTACTTCTTCTTGAGAGTACTCTATGTTCGCGAGATATAAACCATGCGCCGGGACAAGCTGTATCCTAGGATCCCAATTCCGGTGATTCGGGACTTGCAACATAATATTTATATctctttctgttattttttccgTACCAACATTGATTAAAGCAGCTACCATGCGCCTGACCTGCAGAAACATTGATTAgggcgaaataataataataaaataatcgtTTAGTCTTTATCGTATACCTGTTTATACAAGAAGGACCTTGCTTTACAGGTAATATTCCAAAAGTCAAAGTTTTGGCACAGAGGATCGAACGGCATAAGCGGTTGACCTTTTTCTACAGTGATTGCATGCAATTCTCTTACATACTGGATAGGCTTTGTTGTTATCGTCTCTGCGCTGAATGTCTTAAAGTCTTTTATTCCCATAAAAAGTTGCGTCGCACGCTCCAATCTTTCTATGTCAAACGTTTCTGATCTAcaagtatacgcgcgcagtGTGATGATAAAATAACGAATGACATCGCTTACATAAAGATAAACACATTTCTTGTATAAACTTAAGTAATACCTCAAATGATAAGCATGCGACGTTTCCGATATAGGTATTCTGTGCTCACTCTGGACCTTAGCTCTCATAAACCTATAGACATATGTTCTAGATTTTGCAAAATGTCTTGAATGAAAGTCCTTCGTCACTGGAATAAACTCCAAGAGCCTGAAAAAAGGCAGCAAATCAATTCGTCAAAAATACTGTAAGGCAGACCCGTCCAATTTTTGCTcctgccttcgctcgcaaccacctgCGGTTGCCCTTCGAAGGCGATTAATgatccagaaaagtagttttagtttaagttttccgaaaccaagttaaatgaattacagcggtggacgaaagaaagtttacaccctttaaaggtgtttgtttaaaaaaagctcaagtcatttgggccaattctaaaaaagttatgccattttaaagggtgtaaacTCTCTTTCGTCCACCACtgtatataaacctttaaaagaattttgatcactgaaaaaattaaatgtaacaaATATTACACAAGGATGGGGTTGGAAtaccaaatcttacgaattcttatactaggGGCGGGAGGGGATAAGAATTCGCCAAGATTACCCTTATTATAGCATAGAAACGTTAATTACCTGATATCGTGTTTACATCTAAAGAAATAGCGATTCATATGTATCAATGCGAGATTGGGATTATACAGACAGTCGTGCTTGTTGTGTAGGTCGACGTGGGCCGTATTGCACAAAGCATGCACACCAACGTCTGTCCTATAAATCACATATTTACATcctacaattattaaaaaaggatGTAATTGTTTTACTACCTGACTGCGTAAAGTGTTGAAGAAATTCGTGTAACGTGATTCACCTGCTGGAGAGTGTTATCTTTGGCCACTCTGAACACTTTGGTATTAAAGTTGCGAGAGCGTCTTCTATAGCTCCTTGAACGGTATCAGGGTCACGTATCGCTTCGTTAAACCGGACCACATTTTTCTGCAGTCCTCTAAATTGAAATGGAGCCAATAAATTTGTGTTAGAAATTACAGCTGGCGTTCGcgcgttttacttgttttaaacaatttcacgtTTCAGATCCAAATAGTGTTTTTAGATTATCCGCAGCAAATATTGGCGTTTGTAGTGTAAAACGTAAACAAGTAAATTTACAGAATTGTTGAAAGCAAGTTTGTTGTACCTGTAGCGCGTACCGAGATAGgaaaattttagaaagtatCTTCCCATTCTTCTTTTGACTAGTAGAGTATATAAATAGTGAACCACTGTCAAGGTTTTAGAATAGCGTGCAATTTGTCTTGCCTGAGTTCAGATTAAAATCTACTTTTAAAGAGATAACCTCGAAACGAATTTTTCACACTTGCTGCGACTAAAACACAGCGAACCGCCATGTCCCCCCACGTGCATGCGCACAGCTAAATATATGCAAACGATTTAAATTAATGCTACCGACATGTAATTTAGTGGCGGTAAGTACGTATAAGTTGGGCCTGAAGtttgatattttaatatataccacggaaaatgaataaaatgaatttccatgaaattgcacctttaATTACCTCCCTGTATCATATCTGTTGTTATTTTGAACAGTTATCCGACTtaattagaagaatcgaaacGCAGTACTTACATACTCGCCTCTCTTAATTAATTATAGATCTTTTAGAAATAATTCATGCACTTTTGCAGTTGAATCTTAAAATACAGACCCTCGACtacatttctatatatttacgATTATTCTACCTctaattaatcaattattaaCAGTTCTTGGACACAATGACGAGCGTGACTTCGCTATTACCCAATGCTCGTGTTTCGCAATGAATTATGAATTCTCTATAAATAATTGATGCCCTTTTGCAGTTGCATCTTGTAATAAAGACCTCATAGCACTTTTCTATACATTGTTTCTTTAAAGAACTAATATAATAACTGaccataaaaatataattaatcgaaCACTTTCCGCGCAATCTCACCCTTTCGTACCGAATAAAAATTCTATGCTAAACCATTACCTTCGCATCCGTATAATTTATTACATCTCTATTCTGATACTTTACGCGATAAAATAGTCGCGTTGTGCAAGCGGTTCAAATGACGAGAGATTACATCGATCTTTGTATAATTGATAAAGTAACGTGCACTCTCGTAGATCGATTTATATTCGCTTAGAATAGTCACATAGTCTACGTGATCCTATTATTCTGCACAAAATAGTTGTCCAACAATACCGTGTCTGCACAAACAAGCAATGTGGAAGCAACCAATTCGGTGGTGGAAAATCATCAAGCAATATTTAAGTAACTGCAACATTCATGGCGTCAGATATCTGGTGGACGATCGACTCTCCTATCCTGAAAGGTAAAAATTCTTCATCAAAGAGTTAAACGGAAAAAGAATATGTACTTGTAACTTTCGTTAACCATACCGTACTTTAAGAAAAGCTTGTATCAAACGTTTTGACAACAGCGATCTACTCGCAGATTCTTCTGGCTGCTCTCCTGCGCGCTATGTTGGTACGGGTGCGCAAAAATGATCAGAGATGTACTGAGAAATTACATTAACTACCCTGTCGCTGTGACTACCGAGACTTTGTTCGTCGATTGGGAGACGCCGTTTCCAGCAATTGCTTTCTGCATTTCTACTACTAGAGCGATCAAGACCAAGTATTTTAAAAGGTGTGTAACACATGTCAGTCGCAGTGAAGCAAGTGAGAATGATGGAGGGAAGTGATTAGAACTCTTTGGAGAAAAATTAGCGAGTACGGGTATCGAGGGTAGATCGAAGTTAGCTACGTTTTCTCAAAGTAATATTTATACTCTATTCTATGGAAAAGAATTTTCATTTATCGGAGatactttgaagctgaactaaGTCTGTTTTTAAGGAACCCCGGCATGTTCACGAATTACACCAATCCTCTCCTGCTCCAGGCAACAGCGGAAGAACTATTATCTGCTTACGAGGAGGTCAGAAGATATCTTTTCTTTTCGCACATTATTTCCCTGTGTAACTTGTGGATTATTTGTGCGGCGTCACCCATTTGTCACCCGTTCATTTCACAATCACAACAGACAAGATAATGAAAAAATTCCTCCTCCCCGTCTAAACAAATTTAGCGACCAAAGGCGCGGGCGAACGTTAAATATTTTGCTGGTTCAATTATTTGCCGCAGATCAGAGTGCCTTGCACAGAAATGTTGGCCGATTGTGCATGGAATAACGCGAGATTCAACTGCTGCAGCGAGTTCCAAGAATTAAGGAGAACTGGTATCGGTTACTGCATCGCTACTAACACGTTCCATCTGAGCAAGAACCGCAAATCAGGCGTCGAATTGTTCGTCAATCGAACTGTGAAATACGGGGATCTCATCGTCGACGTTCACGTGAATTCGAAAACGAAGAAGCACTTTCTCACGGCGTTCTCTGTTCGTATCTGTCCATTTCGTTTTAAATCCATACCACTGAAAAGCAGAGATGTAAATGAATTATAAGAGTTGCACAGTTGCATCCGTAATAGCAGAACGCATAGTATTCCTAGATACCATTCGAGAGGAATGCTATAGCTCTGACAGATTACTCGTTGAGAAAGTACTAGCCTAACAGTATTTCATCCCACTAATTACATACGTACCATTTTGGTCCTACAACTCAGGTGCACGTTCTCAACAATCTGCAGCTACCGATGCTCACCAATGTCGAAATGGACGAGATACATATAAAAGGTGGGAAGACTACGCATATCGGGTTCACGATGGACGACACGTTCAACGAGGACGGCGTGAAGACAGTGGCGGTTAGACACAGAAGCTGCCGCTTCCCGCACGAAACGCTGCCCAATAATATGTTCAATATATATAGCAGCGATTCGTGTTACATCGAAGTATGTCCATGTTCAATTTAATCTGTCGAATCTGTAGCCCTGGTGGTATTAAAACATAGTGGTCCCGACAGCTGATCATAGAGCGGATGATAAAGTTTTGCGGCTGCGTGAACTTTTACTACTTCGTACCGAATGAGGCACGGGTCTGCAACGGAACCGAGATGGTCTGTATAATCGCCAACAAGGCGAATATCACGTCCCAGTCGGTGAAGGATGAACGATGCCTGCCGGATTGCGAGGGAACAGCCATCGTCCTGTAAGAAACATATAAGAATTAGAATTTTTCAACCCTGTAGGGTGATCGATTTGAATCtatgaatgtatatactttGGGAGAGTCGAGTCGCGGGAAGAAAGTGTCTCTCGCGAATACTTCAACGGACCATCCCAAAGTTGCTTACTTTATCTTCGTTATCTTCCTCAGTTCTTTTAGTAGAATGCATTTTCTGAAGTATGTATGCTGTGTTAATATGTACGACTTTGGTATACCGTGATATATTGGGTTGTAGAAATCGAATGGAACCTTACGAGTACGACTCACCAGGCAGTTCCTACTCGCGTCTTCAATTCGCGTTACTATCGCATCCGACCATGAGGTATCGTCGATACGTAGTGAACGACCTCTTGGATGTCGTAGGTGAATGTCTAGTGGCTACTCTTCTCTACGTATTTTAGATAATCAAATTTTTGGATAATGTCAGAAACCGCAGTTATTATTCTTAGTTTCAGTTGGAAGTGCTCTAGGCCTCTTTATGGGTGTCAGTATTTTAAGCATCTTCGAGATACCGTACTGGTTATTTATTCGCCGGGACAAGATAACATAGAGCAAATGCTTCAGGCCTGGGTATTAAAATTAATGATTGATTTACTGCCACGTGCCTGTTTTGCACTTTTCCATGATGCACCAACTATTATACCGTCGAAAATGAAAGAAGGAAAAGTACTACTAATAAAAGCCATGTTTGATCCATCATTTGCATTCGGAAGGTGTACAATTTTTCCCCTTCTGCTTTATCTTGAATGTGTTTGCTGTTAAACACACGCGCCAGGAATATAAGGAGCCCGCGACATTTACTTCCTCAATCATGGCAACGCCGGAGCTGCAGGTACAGCTAGCAGCCGTGCACGTGAGCACCAAAGTGCACCCCGAGACTAGTGTATACCACAATTTGCTGAGCTTCCAAGAAGTTCAGCGCGTAGTTGAACGCTCACTAGGTAGTGAAGTAAAGGTGCGCAAGTTCTCTTTGGCGCCGTACTCTGACGGGAAGCTCGGATTTCTGGGATCTCACCAACGGCTCTCCGTTGAAGCTCGAACTAAGAATGGTAAAGAGACCCTGTCTTTCTTTGTCAAAGTGATTCCTTATGACGTGCCCGCTCAGGCCGAGTACGTGGCCGACAaatgtgtcttcgttaaagaaagATTGTTCCACCGTCGCATAATCCCCCAACTCTATAGCGAGTACAACGGCGAACGATGGACATCGGCGTGCCACTTGGTCAAGGAGAACCTGCTGGTCTTCGAAGACCTGGGCGCCAAGGGATACTCGATGAGGAACAAGCTGTTCACGAAGGAGCTCGTCGTCTCTGGTCTGACTAGTATCGCACGACTGCACGCGTGCTCCCTTTTGGCAGAAGCACGGCTTGGAGTGTCTCTGAAGAAGATGTACCCGGACGCCTTTGTGGAGAATGCTTTCTGCCTGACTGGCAAGACTCGTGCCTGGTTCGACGTGGGTGTTAATGTCATCGTCGCTGTGGCGAAGCAGCTTGGCCTCGATGCAAGCTTGATACCAAAGGCCTGCAACGAAGTGTACGCGGCCATGGATATGTCACCTACAAAAAGGAACGTGGTCAGTCACGGAGATCTATGGGGGAATAATTTCATGTTCAGTGACGACGTACCTCCAAAGTGTTTGTTAATAGACTTTCAATTGCTGAGGTACTCACCCTTGGGGCACGACGTTGCGCAGTTCCTCTATCTCTGCACCGACCGCGAATTTAGAGAAACTTGGGAGGGGGCTATGCTGGAGCATTATTACAACGTACTTCGCGAGACCCTGAGTTCAGCGAAGTCCACGACCGTGGACGTTCCACCTTGGTCAGAGTTGAGTCAAGGAATGGAGGAACAACGCTTAGCTGCTCTGATCACAGCGGCTACGTATTATCAGACTGTATTACTGAATGAGAATCTGAGCGCGGAGATCATGAATGATCCTGACAAGTACAGCGAATACGTATTCCAGGGCAGAGATGAGATTGTGCTGCGGAACATGAAGAATGATCCAGAATACGGTAGGAGAATAATGGGCGCTGTTACTGAATTGGTCGAGCTTAGCTTTCGACTTGACCAGCTACCTAAACCCACGTGAAACTAAAAATTCTTACGACCAAAGAACGATTACGCACATTAGAAGAACACAATGACACGTTAAaatattgtatataaataa is drawn from Andrena cerasifolii isolate SP2316 chromosome 8, iyAndCera1_principal, whole genome shotgun sequence and contains these coding sequences:
- the Dp1 gene encoding satellite-binding protein 1 Dp1; protein product: MQQQSVMEEGTAYELPTYDETFPVLPEANSGSGKLNIFSVNNNLQLGRVTITQMFRVPGEERKFDHSDKFGERESIRTCKTIMKETNTIIEIASSKDQSLTFLITGKQNQVLEAKRRILTTFQTQASKQISIPKDHHRWILGKLGQRLKDLEKTTATKINVPPVQDQSDTITITGTKEGIEKAEHEIRVISDEQSRKAFERISVPKIYHPFIHGAHNENLNAMMGETGARINIPPASVQEDEITIAGEKEGVLAAKQKIEAIYRDMEKRCTTVSVEVPKSQHKYVIGPRGSTIAEILQVTGVSVEMPASDSPTGTITLRGPQEKLGQALNKVYEKANSVRTAVVKAPVWIHKYIIGRKGVNIKRITQEMPKVNVEFTGKEDKIKIEGPPEEVEKAQNELELMASDLISKLTFTELNVDPRFYKYIIGKNGCNVNRVKEGTGVVINISENDGSNVIRIEGNLAGVLKAQTELVEMVKKLENEKEKDVIIDHRYYPSIIGNKGDNIKEIRDKFNQVQITIPGPGEKGDVVKIRGPKEDVDKCHKYLMKLVKELNENNYMLEVPIFKQFHKFIIGKGGVNIRKIREETQTKIDLPAEGEKSDVITITGKKENVEKAKEMIQKIQNELANIVTDEIVIPPKFYNSLIGTGGKLIHSIMEDCGGVAIKFPTAESRSDKVVIRGPKEDVEKAKQQLLELTNEKQLSSYSTEVRAKVQHHKFLIGKNGANIKKIRESTGARIIFPTDDDQNKEVITIMGKKEAIEKAKAELEATIKEIDNITEGEIRIDPKHHRHFVARRGGVLHRIADDCGGVQISFPRAGVDSDRVILKGSHECIEAAKQRMREIVQELESMVTEECIIPQKHHRTVMGAKGRKVQMITSEYDVQIKFPDRETYDEHRVSEQMNGENGEVAETVPACDIIRITGQPENVAAAKQALLDLVPITIEVEVPFDLHRSIIGQKGRDVRELMNTYDVHITLSPAEEKLDYITICGTPSCVENAKVAILNKCTALEADRQDRALKSFELKIEVDPEYHPKIIGRKGAVINKIRNDHDVQINFPRKGDPEEHTITIIGYKDNAYSARGDIMKIVNELNGLTKEEVNIDAPVHSRLIGSKGRNIRKIMDEFKVDIKFPRKTDPDPNIVTIVGTEENVADAKDRLLNLAKEYFQDICENVYRENLRTVPREERSLGNSGFVVKGGPWEQQPQSAPNTASVEEFPQFAGYSHVPVANPDGPWGVKR
- the LOC143372555 gene encoding tRNA pseudouridine synthase-like 1 gives rise to the protein MGRYFLKFSYLGTRYRGLQKNVVRFNEAIRDPDTVQGAIEDALATLIPKCSEWPKITLSSRTDVGVHALCNTAHVDLHNKHDCLYNPNLALIHMNRYFFRCKHDIRLLEFIPVTKDFHSRHFAKSRTYVYRFMRAKVQSEHRIPISETSHAYHLRSETFDIERLERATQLFMGIKDFKTFSAETITTKPIQYVRELHAITVEKGQPLMPFDPLCQNFDFWNITCKARSFLYKQVRRMVAALINVGTEKITERDINIMLQVPNHRNWDPRIQLVPAHGLYLANIEYSQEEVDECIIEFKESPDPNYPNTIVPIYANEAQ
- the LOC143372561 gene encoding dual specificity protein phosphatase 19; this encodes MDLKSLIENKKSRLKSCKTVVTTALGHRYEEVNGEKRELPAATPFVVDDTPDLQIACVTPGLFLSSQDPVANIEILQEHEILRILSIGVEATVKFDGIKYYYCDLLDLPESDISLAIEKCGKIINENRGENILVHCNAGVSRSPAIVISYLMTAEKLSYSEAHDKVKKVRNCIRPNEGFVKQLRAVPDVS